From the genome of Gemmatimonas phototrophica, one region includes:
- a CDS encoding gamma-glutamyltransferase family protein, which yields MQPSVTVAALVLVLGVSPGLFVAQHVGAQESAPAGADAARKTAPTADTLVRGARRPSASALGLLVFQRDGQLYRQRAGEPAVVISEGSAFHRDPSWEGSTLYWAADSGGRYAIYSRTTDDATGAFTAPVKRLTNSVAHDVSPAASAGRVYFQRGLGNDSRIWVREGTATERRLNTTEQTEKRPRVSANGTVVAYIVHTETTRRVVANGRTIFTDNSIEDIALAPAGTQLAVSTRNGVFVVPVAGEPFSNLLSRTHGDVDWSADGTLVTIAEFRETAMSYNGDPDRGVDRAAHERVSMAQSVTAPQMLRLPAPLAPDAGRILVAGPLPEPRAQLNAAAFDRVWERSARLYFGTPTMAASRTVWDAVRARLRPMAVAAATDSSVQDVIYRLLQARPPLRVEATGKAAVSSAHPVATDAGLEIFRKGGNVVDAAVAVSFALGVVEPDASGIGGYGEMVIALKGKQPTLIEFMSRVPEEGGLSNTSLLTNGRYPSDGPVLVNVPGTVAGMYLAWQQHGSKKVTWAELIAPAIRAARTGYAVSDGLATTLATEREHFAKYEGSRALFFRNGVPMQRGDTVKNPDLAWVLEQIAAKGADGFYKGEVATKYAGDLRAKGNAMKVSDLARYFANERAPVCGTYRTYRLCSGAPPVSGGADLVARLNLLEQFPAPKPYTDDAPTLHAMLSAWFLTPSSRNKIADPALWPVDVATIVDKDTAKVRWQCYAADKALTPRAVRGDTLECLKDRAKAATGAPSDAAAEENTALSDASPCGDEHAREMTVCHAAGTTAYTVADADGNAVAVTQTLGTWGGNFYVTPGLGFLSNDKLTSYGTDPTQYGSRLPFARHGSTLAPTIAFKGDRPVFAVGAAGNAWITSAVYQTLIGALDFGLGPQRALELPRFLPGGGFGPATPGSAAANPPYTIQLEDGFAPQVMQRLRTLGYDLSFVSARGELREGYGGAIRIGGRTVTAGADPRRAGAAGAIR from the coding sequence ATGCAACCATCCGTTACGGTCGCTGCCCTCGTGCTGGTACTCGGTGTGAGCCCCGGGCTGTTCGTCGCGCAACACGTCGGTGCACAAGAGAGTGCACCAGCCGGTGCCGACGCGGCGCGCAAGACAGCGCCCACCGCTGACACGCTGGTGCGGGGAGCACGCCGTCCAAGTGCTTCGGCATTGGGGCTGCTGGTGTTTCAACGCGACGGCCAGCTCTACCGGCAGCGCGCCGGCGAACCGGCCGTCGTCATCTCCGAAGGCAGTGCCTTCCATCGCGACCCATCATGGGAAGGCAGCACCCTGTACTGGGCCGCCGACTCCGGTGGCCGGTATGCGATTTACTCACGCACGACAGACGACGCCACGGGCGCGTTCACCGCACCGGTAAAGCGCCTGACCAACAGCGTCGCTCATGATGTATCACCGGCCGCCTCCGCAGGGCGCGTGTATTTCCAGCGCGGGCTGGGCAACGACTCCCGTATCTGGGTCCGCGAGGGAACGGCCACCGAACGCCGCCTCAACACCACAGAGCAGACGGAAAAGCGCCCCCGCGTGTCGGCGAACGGTACGGTGGTGGCGTATATCGTGCATACGGAGACGACCCGCCGCGTCGTCGCCAACGGTCGTACGATTTTTACTGACAACAGCATCGAAGATATTGCGCTGGCACCAGCGGGTACGCAGTTGGCAGTGTCGACACGCAACGGCGTCTTTGTTGTTCCCGTGGCCGGTGAGCCGTTCAGCAACCTGCTCTCCCGCACCCACGGTGATGTGGACTGGTCGGCCGACGGCACCTTGGTCACGATCGCCGAGTTTCGCGAAACGGCGATGAGCTACAATGGGGACCCGGATCGCGGCGTAGACCGTGCGGCACACGAACGGGTATCCATGGCGCAGTCGGTCACCGCGCCGCAGATGCTGCGACTGCCGGCGCCGTTGGCACCGGATGCCGGACGCATTCTGGTGGCGGGTCCGCTGCCGGAACCGCGCGCACAGCTGAACGCCGCCGCCTTTGATCGCGTGTGGGAGCGCAGTGCGCGACTCTATTTCGGAACGCCGACCATGGCGGCCTCGCGCACGGTGTGGGACGCCGTCCGGGCTCGGCTGCGCCCGATGGCAGTGGCCGCCGCGACAGACAGCAGCGTGCAGGATGTGATCTATCGGCTGCTGCAGGCCCGGCCGCCGCTGCGCGTGGAGGCCACCGGAAAGGCCGCGGTATCGAGCGCGCATCCCGTGGCCACAGACGCCGGGCTCGAGATATTCCGAAAGGGTGGCAACGTGGTCGATGCCGCCGTGGCGGTGAGCTTTGCACTCGGCGTGGTGGAACCGGACGCCAGTGGCATTGGTGGCTACGGCGAAATGGTCATTGCCCTCAAGGGAAAGCAGCCGACGCTCATTGAATTCATGAGCCGTGTACCGGAGGAGGGTGGGTTGAGCAACACCTCGTTGCTCACGAATGGGCGGTACCCGAGCGACGGCCCGGTCCTGGTGAATGTGCCGGGGACTGTGGCCGGTATGTATCTCGCGTGGCAGCAGCATGGCAGCAAGAAGGTCACCTGGGCGGAGCTGATCGCCCCAGCCATTCGCGCGGCACGCACGGGCTACGCGGTGAGCGATGGACTCGCCACCACGTTGGCGACCGAACGCGAACACTTTGCCAAGTACGAGGGGAGCCGAGCGCTCTTCTTCCGGAACGGCGTGCCAATGCAGCGTGGTGACACGGTGAAGAATCCGGATCTCGCGTGGGTGTTGGAGCAGATTGCCGCCAAGGGTGCCGATGGCTTTTACAAAGGCGAGGTGGCGACCAAATACGCCGGGGATTTGCGCGCCAAGGGGAACGCCATGAAGGTGAGCGATCTGGCGCGCTACTTTGCCAACGAGCGCGCGCCGGTGTGTGGCACGTACCGCACGTATCGCCTGTGCTCCGGTGCACCGCCGGTGAGTGGTGGGGCCGACCTGGTGGCTCGCCTCAACCTGCTTGAGCAATTCCCGGCTCCCAAGCCGTATACCGACGACGCCCCCACACTGCACGCCATGTTGAGCGCATGGTTCCTGACGCCGTCATCGCGTAACAAGATCGCGGATCCCGCGCTCTGGCCTGTCGATGTGGCGACCATCGTGGACAAGGATACCGCCAAAGTACGGTGGCAGTGTTACGCCGCCGACAAGGCGCTCACCCCACGCGCCGTCCGGGGCGATACGCTGGAGTGCCTCAAGGATCGTGCGAAGGCCGCGACTGGAGCGCCTTCTGATGCCGCCGCAGAGGAAAACACGGCGCTGTCTGACGCATCGCCCTGCGGTGATGAACACGCGAGAGAGATGACCGTGTGTCACGCGGCCGGGACAACGGCCTACACCGTGGCGGATGCCGACGGCAACGCGGTAGCGGTCACGCAGACACTAGGCACCTGGGGCGGCAACTTCTACGTGACTCCTGGGTTGGGCTTTCTCAGCAACGACAAGCTCACGTCGTACGGTACAGACCCCACGCAGTACGGATCACGTCTGCCGTTCGCGCGGCATGGCAGCACGTTGGCCCCTACCATCGCGTTCAAGGGCGATCGCCCCGTCTTTGCGGTGGGTGCCGCCGGCAATGCCTGGATAACCAGTGCGGTGTACCAGACGCTTATTGGCGCGCTCGACTTCGGACTGGGCCCTCAGCGGGCCTTGGAGCTGCCACGCTTTCTGCCGGGCGGTGGGTTTGGACCGGCCACACCCGGTAGTGCCGCCGCCAATCCGCCCTATACCATCCAACTCGAAGACGGCTTTGCCCCGCAGGTCATGCAGCGCCTGCGCACACTGGGGTACGACCTGTCGTTTGTCTCCGCCCGAGGTGAACTGCGCGAAGGCTACGGCGGCGCCATTCGCATTGGCGGACGCACGGTAACGGCTGGTGCCGATCCCCGGCGGGCTGGCGCGGCGGGAGCGATCCGGTAA
- a CDS encoding peptidylprolyl isomerase, with amino-acid sequence MWSLALQLLTVATVSHSQVQPPPTPYQVMVAEHARLTDAVTIERAIASGDSVLQRLAARALGRTDDEGWALMLDRLMDNPAASVRREAVRAAAQLQSAGMVLHARSFPFTKERDPSVRAELYETFGRGGFDSSRVETALLTGLTDESLDVQRGAARGMESYLRRRARTSKASPATLNAVAAAAVRTTDPELRLTLLLALNAAAYRDSAAIRVGLADADPEIRRVAVMLGRTWVDDRSPMVRWQALRAAGTCDRAVQHVRDRSEHVRLLAIDLLGTLRCDPAPLYALSRDAVHWRPRAHAVFALTYADSAKAGRAVRALAASPTWQARAWAARAARRLNDEALLRRLANDVNPNVRVDAITTREEAVQALQANHAGLLLQAATMLKKVGAGATRKELDAAVRSFERISRTKPLRWRDAREVLLPFIIEADQAHMSYGGAWLTQWVRDGDPVIQRIATEAVPAFRFRQPPGGTVFIPPLQAPPFPSEAQLRALDGAMAVVTVRGRGRMELQLLPDVAPAAVHAFATLAERGAYAGKTWHRIVPNFVVQGGSPGANEYDPATTYFMRDEVGARNVRGSFGISTRGRDTGDGQLYINIVNNMRLDHDYTVFATMSRGFDVMDTIQEGDVIESVVIRRSSTRSR; translated from the coding sequence ATGTGGTCATTGGCTCTCCAGCTGCTCACCGTCGCGACGGTTTCCCACTCGCAGGTGCAGCCGCCTCCCACGCCGTATCAGGTCATGGTCGCCGAACACGCCCGGCTGACGGACGCGGTCACGATAGAGCGGGCCATTGCGTCCGGGGACTCCGTGTTGCAACGGCTGGCGGCGCGGGCACTGGGGCGCACCGATGACGAAGGGTGGGCGCTGATGCTCGACCGCCTCATGGACAACCCTGCCGCCTCGGTGCGTCGGGAGGCGGTGCGCGCGGCAGCCCAGCTGCAGAGTGCCGGCATGGTGCTCCACGCTCGCAGCTTTCCTTTCACGAAAGAGCGGGATCCCTCGGTGCGCGCCGAGTTGTATGAAACGTTCGGACGTGGCGGATTTGATTCGAGCCGAGTGGAAACGGCGCTGCTGACGGGGCTCACAGACGAGTCGCTGGACGTACAACGCGGGGCCGCACGGGGCATGGAATCGTACCTTCGGCGGAGAGCGCGCACATCCAAGGCATCGCCCGCAACGCTCAATGCCGTCGCGGCGGCGGCGGTACGTACAACCGATCCCGAGCTGCGACTCACGCTGTTGTTGGCCCTGAACGCGGCGGCGTATCGTGACAGTGCGGCGATCCGTGTTGGGCTGGCGGATGCTGACCCGGAGATTCGACGTGTCGCCGTGATGTTGGGACGCACGTGGGTAGACGACCGCTCGCCCATGGTGCGCTGGCAGGCGCTGCGTGCCGCCGGCACCTGCGATCGCGCCGTACAGCATGTGCGTGACCGCAGTGAACATGTGCGTCTGCTGGCGATTGACCTGTTGGGCACGTTGCGGTGCGATCCCGCCCCGCTGTACGCGTTGAGCCGTGACGCCGTGCATTGGCGCCCACGGGCCCATGCGGTGTTCGCCCTCACCTACGCCGATAGCGCGAAGGCTGGCCGTGCAGTTCGCGCCCTGGCCGCCAGCCCCACGTGGCAGGCCCGTGCCTGGGCCGCCCGCGCGGCTCGTCGCCTGAATGACGAGGCACTGCTCCGTCGCCTGGCGAACGATGTGAACCCCAACGTGCGCGTTGATGCCATCACCACGCGCGAAGAAGCGGTGCAGGCGCTGCAGGCCAACCATGCGGGGTTGCTGCTGCAGGCGGCCACCATGCTGAAGAAGGTCGGCGCGGGGGCCACCCGCAAAGAACTGGATGCCGCCGTGCGCAGTTTTGAACGCATCAGTCGCACCAAACCGCTCCGCTGGCGGGACGCACGGGAAGTCTTGCTGCCCTTCATCATCGAAGCCGATCAGGCGCACATGAGCTATGGCGGCGCCTGGCTCACCCAGTGGGTGCGCGATGGAGATCCGGTCATTCAACGCATTGCCACGGAAGCCGTGCCAGCGTTCCGCTTCAGGCAGCCCCCCGGCGGGACGGTGTTCATTCCACCACTCCAAGCGCCTCCGTTTCCGTCGGAGGCGCAGCTGCGCGCGCTCGATGGAGCGATGGCTGTGGTCACCGTGCGTGGCCGTGGTCGCATGGAGCTACAGCTGCTCCCCGACGTGGCGCCCGCGGCGGTGCACGCCTTTGCCACGCTGGCCGAACGCGGCGCGTATGCGGGCAAGACATGGCACCGGATTGTCCCGAATTTTGTGGTGCAAGGCGGCAGTCCTGGCGCGAACGAGTACGACCCTGCCACGACCTACTTCATGCGCGATGAAGTGGGGGCGCGCAACGTGCGTGGCAGTTTTGGCATCTCGACGCGCGGGCGCGACACGGGCGATGGACAGCTGTACATCAACATCGTCAACAACATGCGGCTGGATCATGACTACACCGTGTTCGCCACCATGTCGCGCGGGTTCGACGTCATGGATACGATACAGGAAGGGGACGTGATTGAGTCGGTGGTGATTCGCCGAAGCAGCACGCGGAGCCGCTGA
- a CDS encoding M28 family metallopeptidase: protein MGPLNRFGNPERLTPAPTAPAITPRDLQIRLYQFADDSMMGRQVGRVGNQKGTDFIAAELKRLGLEPGGVNGTYFQNLPFHLRKFTEHSRITADGNPLAWNTDIVAVPGLRAPRMVVDAEVVFGGTQGDTAQQIPASAAAGKFVVLLPAPGGRGGQGQGFAVRQNFAPAPSRFADAAAVAIIDLDNLAPAQRIAINEPTVAQQIAPPRVAPAASGPVDSLAMLKRELAALQPQASFRLTRMGAAQLFKGQAVEALAPGTRGAVVNAALDFVELPTEFGRNVIGIIPGSDPKLRQQYVAIGAHNDHVGFTTPIDKDSLKAFNEARNRLLLANNMKPLGPEQVTRIRVNMDSIRKMHPTPRLDSINNGADDDGSGSMGVLEIAEAIMAMPVKPKRSLLFVWHTGEEAGLLGAAHFTRNPTVPIDSIVAQLNIDMIGRGRAEDLPGGSDDYVAVIGSLFDSKDLGETVAKVNTKQAKPLALDYKFDEPSDWSGYNNIYGRSDHFRYAQQGIPIAFFFTGLHGDYHQRTDEPEWIDYPHYARIANYIRDITVEVANGPRPRLNGSKPAKPKVIVP from the coding sequence GTGGGCCCTCTCAACCGGTTCGGAAACCCCGAGAGGCTCACACCGGCCCCTACGGCGCCGGCCATCACGCCGCGTGATCTCCAGATCCGTCTCTACCAGTTTGCCGACGACTCGATGATGGGGCGGCAGGTCGGGCGGGTGGGCAATCAGAAGGGCACCGACTTCATTGCCGCTGAGCTCAAGCGCCTCGGGCTGGAGCCGGGCGGGGTAAATGGCACGTACTTCCAGAATCTGCCCTTTCATTTGCGCAAGTTTACGGAGCACTCCCGGATAACGGCTGACGGCAACCCCCTGGCGTGGAACACCGACATTGTGGCCGTTCCGGGGCTGCGAGCGCCGCGCATGGTGGTTGATGCGGAAGTGGTCTTTGGCGGCACGCAGGGCGACACCGCGCAGCAGATCCCGGCCAGCGCGGCGGCGGGCAAGTTTGTCGTGTTACTGCCAGCGCCGGGTGGGCGCGGAGGGCAGGGGCAGGGGTTCGCGGTGCGACAGAACTTCGCACCGGCGCCGTCGCGGTTTGCCGATGCGGCGGCCGTCGCGATTATCGATCTCGACAATCTTGCGCCGGCGCAGCGCATCGCGATCAATGAGCCCACGGTGGCGCAGCAAATCGCGCCACCGCGCGTCGCGCCCGCTGCATCCGGACCGGTGGATTCGCTCGCGATGCTCAAACGCGAACTCGCCGCACTGCAGCCGCAGGCGAGCTTCCGTCTCACGCGAATGGGGGCGGCGCAGCTGTTCAAGGGCCAGGCAGTCGAGGCGCTGGCGCCCGGTACGCGTGGCGCCGTGGTGAACGCCGCCCTCGATTTCGTGGAGCTGCCCACCGAATTCGGACGCAACGTGATCGGTATCATTCCCGGCAGCGATCCCAAATTGCGGCAGCAGTATGTCGCCATTGGCGCGCACAATGATCATGTCGGCTTCACCACGCCAATCGACAAGGATTCCCTCAAGGCCTTCAACGAAGCCCGCAATCGTCTGCTGCTGGCCAACAACATGAAGCCGCTGGGACCCGAGCAGGTGACGAGGATTCGCGTGAACATGGACAGCATTCGGAAAATGCACCCCACGCCGCGTCTCGATTCCATCAACAATGGCGCCGACGACGACGGGTCAGGATCGATGGGCGTGCTGGAGATTGCCGAGGCCATCATGGCCATGCCGGTGAAGCCCAAGCGCTCGCTGCTGTTCGTGTGGCACACTGGTGAGGAGGCCGGCTTGCTGGGCGCTGCGCACTTCACGCGCAATCCGACGGTGCCCATCGATTCCATTGTGGCGCAGCTCAATATCGACATGATCGGACGCGGACGTGCCGAGGATTTGCCGGGGGGCAGCGACGACTACGTCGCCGTCATTGGGTCGCTGTTCGACTCCAAGGACCTTGGCGAGACGGTCGCCAAGGTGAATACGAAGCAGGCCAAGCCGCTGGCGCTCGACTACAAGTTTGATGAGCCCAGTGATTGGTCGGGCTACAACAATATTTATGGTCGCAGCGATCATTTCCGGTATGCGCAGCAGGGTATTCCCATTGCGTTCTTCTTTACCGGACTGCACGGCGACTACCACCAGCGTACGGACGAACCTGAGTGGATTGACTATCCGCACTACGCGCGGATTGCCAACTACATCCGGGACATCACGGTGGAAGTGGCCAATGGGCCCCGCCCGCGGCTGAACGGCTCGAAGCCGGCGAAGCCCAAGGTCATCGTGCCGTAA
- a CDS encoding acyloxyacyl hydrolase, with the protein MMRIKRGTQVLAVSVGAMVAPTPAVAQPQLLRGSALQWQVALSDAVSTRTASHNEFIDGDFSTVAVQVAKPLVRWRGATFSWLVEIQPVIRVLSGAPPERVPTLANDPAEAGNPERLARYSLRRSVGVGIAPFGAEAQMPLAAHTHLIVNVTSGGAWFSQVVPYGKATQANFTVAPGVAFQQDVGSQSAMAVGYALHHLSNASMGGANPGMNSHLLFLRWTRKR; encoded by the coding sequence ATGATGCGCATCAAACGAGGCACTCAGGTATTGGCCGTCAGCGTGGGGGCGATGGTGGCCCCCACGCCGGCGGTCGCGCAGCCACAACTGCTGCGCGGCAGTGCCCTGCAGTGGCAGGTGGCGCTCAGCGACGCGGTGTCCACCCGCACCGCGTCGCACAACGAATTCATCGACGGCGATTTCAGCACCGTCGCGGTGCAGGTCGCCAAGCCGTTGGTGCGGTGGCGCGGGGCGACGTTTTCGTGGTTGGTGGAAATCCAACCCGTCATTCGGGTCCTGTCCGGTGCCCCACCGGAACGCGTACCAACCTTGGCCAATGACCCGGCGGAAGCGGGAAACCCGGAACGTCTTGCCCGGTATTCGCTACGGCGCAGTGTCGGGGTGGGTATCGCGCCCTTCGGGGCGGAAGCGCAAATGCCGCTGGCGGCCCACACGCACCTCATTGTCAATGTGACCTCGGGCGGGGCGTGGTTCAGCCAGGTCGTGCCGTACGGCAAGGCTACGCAGGCCAATTTTACCGTGGCCCCCGGCGTAGCGTTCCAGCAGGACGTGGGGAGCCAGAGTGCCATGGCGGTGGGCTACGCGCTGCACCACCTCTCCAATGCCAGCATGGGAGGCGCGAATCCGGGAATGAATTCGCACCTCCTGTTCCTGCGTTGGACGAGGAAGCGCTGA
- a CDS encoding S9 family peptidase, translated as MLKPRPSSDSLRSLALLGLLALLWAVPAKAAAQNQTGNSATAGKGELLADEGYVTPPEAIAKLVTAPRDKNVSFSAPSPGTRQYFMRTVSDGLPALRLVGKAHHNLGGLQIDQQANRERALTMRSTAGIEVTEWATGKRTSVSIPVGARVGAPVWSPDGTQIAFFALFDDATQLFVADAATGKSRAVSPRTVLATTVTSPVWTADGQSLVTVLVPDGRGPEPKEPVLASGPMVRLNESNKLKTRTYADLVMTPYEKDLLAYHLNGQLAVVNTRSRAIRKIGAPGLIRGIDASPDGQYFKVTFVEKPFSYALPVVSYGARDVVLDAAGAIVKEVAKRPLRESDDPSDPMAVRGRTAVDTSKRDIRWHPYAPGLLYQQLAPVARRDGTSPAAPARADSAATARRNDRVMHWKPPFDSMSASVLYESANRITATRFNDAGTILFVTESGTGGTFEQAIFLTENNTKYTVLTPRRGADTTQVRGGFGGRQPDGLVTRPGRKGVPVVMVSTDGKFVFRTGTAPDTAKVQNTWVEKIEIKTGSISRLYESDGSMVESISAPLDDDFSKAVVQRESATMIPQSFALTLATKDAKQLTQNVDIMPELSAAVKKTVIARRADGYTFNVKVTLPADYKDGTRLPAMFWFYPYEYDNQAAYDRAATQNAQRERRYATYGPRSLAFLVTQGYAVVEPDAPIFASEGQLPNDNYVADLRNNLSAVIDALDTLAIIDRHRLGLGGHSYGAFSTVNAMVHTPFFKAGIAGDGAYNRTLTPNGFQSERRDLWAGRQTYLDMSPFLYADQLNGALLMYHSTEDQNVGTDPINSTRLYHALMGLGKTTSLYMYPYEDHGPIARETVLDQWGRWVAWLDKYVKNANAPKKPAAM; from the coding sequence GTGCTGAAGCCCCGACCGTCCTCCGACTCCCTGCGATCATTGGCCCTGCTGGGGCTGCTCGCGCTCCTCTGGGCCGTTCCCGCAAAGGCGGCCGCGCAAAACCAGACTGGCAACAGCGCCACCGCCGGCAAGGGTGAACTGCTGGCCGACGAAGGCTACGTGACGCCCCCCGAGGCGATTGCGAAGCTGGTGACCGCTCCACGCGACAAGAACGTGAGCTTCTCGGCTCCGAGCCCGGGGACCCGCCAGTATTTCATGCGGACCGTGAGTGACGGACTCCCAGCCCTCCGACTGGTCGGCAAAGCGCATCACAATCTGGGAGGGCTGCAGATCGATCAGCAGGCCAACCGGGAGCGCGCACTTACCATGCGCAGCACGGCAGGCATTGAAGTCACCGAGTGGGCCACGGGGAAGCGGACGTCCGTCAGCATCCCGGTGGGTGCGCGCGTCGGCGCGCCGGTCTGGTCTCCTGACGGTACGCAGATCGCGTTCTTTGCGCTGTTTGACGACGCGACCCAGCTCTTCGTGGCGGATGCCGCGACCGGCAAATCGCGGGCGGTGTCGCCGCGGACAGTACTCGCCACCACGGTGACATCACCGGTCTGGACGGCTGATGGACAATCACTGGTTACGGTGCTGGTACCAGATGGACGTGGACCCGAACCGAAAGAGCCGGTCTTGGCCAGCGGCCCCATGGTGCGCCTCAACGAAAGCAACAAGCTCAAGACGCGCACGTACGCTGATCTGGTCATGACGCCGTACGAAAAGGATCTGCTGGCGTACCACCTGAACGGACAGCTGGCGGTTGTGAACACCAGGAGCCGCGCGATTCGAAAGATTGGGGCGCCCGGACTCATTCGCGGGATCGATGCGTCACCCGATGGGCAGTACTTCAAGGTGACGTTCGTGGAGAAGCCGTTCTCATATGCGCTACCGGTAGTGTCGTACGGCGCCCGTGACGTGGTGCTGGATGCCGCCGGCGCCATCGTGAAGGAAGTGGCGAAGCGTCCGTTGCGGGAGAGCGACGATCCGTCCGACCCCATGGCCGTGCGCGGCCGGACTGCGGTAGATACCAGCAAGCGCGACATCCGGTGGCATCCGTATGCGCCGGGGCTCTTGTACCAGCAGCTGGCGCCGGTGGCCCGTCGCGATGGCACCTCGCCAGCGGCGCCGGCACGCGCCGACAGTGCCGCCACCGCGCGACGCAACGATCGCGTCATGCACTGGAAGCCGCCGTTCGACTCCATGAGCGCCAGCGTGCTGTACGAAAGTGCCAACCGGATTACCGCGACCCGGTTCAATGATGCCGGCACCATTCTCTTCGTGACGGAAAGCGGCACGGGCGGCACCTTTGAGCAGGCCATCTTCCTGACCGAGAACAACACCAAGTACACGGTGCTCACGCCGCGCCGTGGCGCCGACACCACGCAAGTGCGCGGCGGCTTCGGGGGACGGCAACCCGACGGGTTGGTCACGCGTCCCGGACGCAAGGGGGTTCCCGTGGTGATGGTCTCCACCGATGGGAAGTTCGTCTTCCGTACCGGAACAGCACCCGACACGGCCAAGGTGCAGAACACATGGGTGGAGAAGATCGAGATCAAGACCGGGAGCATCTCCCGCCTGTACGAAAGTGACGGCTCCATGGTCGAGTCGATTTCGGCGCCTCTCGACGATGATTTCTCGAAAGCCGTCGTGCAGCGCGAATCGGCGACGATGATTCCGCAATCGTTTGCGCTGACGCTGGCCACGAAGGACGCCAAGCAGCTTACGCAGAACGTGGACATCATGCCCGAACTGTCGGCAGCAGTAAAGAAGACCGTCATTGCGCGTCGTGCCGACGGCTACACGTTCAACGTGAAGGTCACGCTGCCGGCCGATTACAAGGACGGCACTCGTCTTCCGGCCATGTTCTGGTTCTATCCGTATGAGTACGACAATCAGGCCGCGTACGATCGGGCCGCGACACAGAACGCTCAGCGCGAACGCCGGTACGCCACGTACGGCCCGCGCTCGTTGGCGTTCCTGGTCACGCAGGGCTATGCGGTGGTCGAACCCGACGCGCCGATCTTTGCCAGCGAAGGCCAGCTGCCCAACGACAACTACGTGGCAGACCTGCGCAACAACTTGTCGGCTGTCATCGATGCGCTCGACACGCTGGCCATCATCGACCGCCACCGTCTCGGCCTCGGTGGTCACAGCTACGGTGCCTTCAGCACCGTGAACGCCATGGTGCATACGCCCTTCTTCAAGGCGGGCATTGCCGGCGACGGCGCGTACAATCGGACACTCACGCCGAATGGGTTCCAGTCCGAACGTCGCGACCTCTGGGCCGGCCGGCAGACCTATCTGGACATGTCACCGTTCCTGTATGCCGACCAGTTGAACGGCGCGCTCCTCATGTACCACAGCACCGAAGACCAGAACGTGGGCACCGATCCCATCAACTCCACGCGCCTGTACCACGCGCTCATGGGGCTCGGCAAGACGACCTCGCTGTACATGTATCCCTATGAGGATCACGGTCCGATCGCGCGCGAGACCGTGCTCGATCAATGGGGGCGCTGGGTGGCGTGGCTCGACAAGTACGTGAAGAACGCCAACGCGCCCAAGAAGCCGGCGGCAATGTAA
- a CDS encoding S41 family peptidase produces MHRAGHSLAALAVVTAALASSCVRTPTRLPPASASHVAPYVAQFDTLWTRFQDVYPSFVYKQIDWRSQRARYRPRAERARTQDELVAVLLEMLAPLRDLHVWFVDPRGHVVPTYRPGGVLNFDRARWQAALRDASYTPRSPSVGDGTVGGYAYFHIGSWKAPLTDDVLDGMLERAREAQGLIIDVRTNAGGSDALALGFAGRFTRRPFAASYVRINTDPRVTGVEMPLARTINPRGLWQFTRPVVVISGRGGFSATESFVAAMRTLPQVTVIGDTTGGASGNPATFALGSGWQFTVPRWMEYGPDREPIEWRGVAPHLALSWESVQYDRQRDPLIDAAVGVLGERTGVYRMAAPLSVGDTPNRPQDVRPESRPEPRHELRRDSAPPP; encoded by the coding sequence ATGCATCGCGCAGGGCACTCCCTGGCAGCGCTCGCCGTCGTTACGGCCGCGCTCGCATCCTCCTGCGTGCGCACGCCAACGCGTCTCCCTCCTGCGTCGGCATCGCACGTCGCTCCGTATGTGGCGCAATTCGACACGCTGTGGACGCGTTTTCAGGACGTTTATCCGTCCTTCGTCTACAAGCAGATCGACTGGCGGTCACAGCGCGCGCGCTATCGCCCGCGTGCGGAGCGCGCACGGACTCAGGATGAGCTGGTGGCCGTGCTGTTGGAGATGCTGGCGCCGCTTCGTGATCTCCACGTCTGGTTCGTCGATCCCCGCGGGCACGTGGTCCCCACCTACCGTCCCGGCGGCGTGCTCAATTTTGACCGTGCACGGTGGCAAGCCGCATTGCGTGATGCGTCCTACACGCCGCGCAGCCCCTCCGTGGGCGATGGAACCGTGGGAGGTTATGCCTACTTCCACATCGGCAGTTGGAAGGCGCCACTGACCGACGACGTACTCGACGGGATGCTGGAACGCGCCCGCGAAGCGCAGGGGCTCATCATCGACGTCCGCACCAACGCCGGGGGGAGTGATGCGCTGGCGCTGGGCTTTGCGGGCCGTTTCACGCGCCGGCCGTTTGCCGCCTCCTACGTGCGCATCAATACCGACCCCCGCGTCACCGGGGTGGAGATGCCGCTCGCCCGCACCATCAATCCGCGCGGGCTCTGGCAGTTCACGCGACCGGTCGTCGTCATCAGTGGGCGCGGAGGCTTCAGTGCCACGGAGAGTTTTGTGGCGGCCATGCGCACGTTGCCGCAGGTGACCGTCATTGGCGACACCACCGGCGGCGCCTCGGGGAACCCCGCCACTTTTGCGCTGGGGAGTGGCTGGCAGTTTACGGTGCCGCGTTGGATGGAGTATGGCCCCGATCGTGAACCCATTGAGTGGCGTGGCGTGGCCCCACATCTCGCGCTGAGCTGGGAAAGCGTCCAGTACGATCGTCAACGCGACCCGCTCATTGACGCAGCGGTCGGTGTGCTTGGCGAGCGTACCGGCGTGTATCGCATGGCCGCTCCCCTGTCGGTGGGCGATACGCCGAACCGGCCGCAGGATGTGCGGCCGGAGTCGCGGCCGGAGCCGCGCCATGAGTTGCGGCGGGACAGTGCGCCGCCGCCGTAA